GGTCTTGTTTCCAGTGGATTGTTCCTGCCAGCAAGGCCGCCCGGCCCTGGGGCGAGGTTCAGTCGCCCTAACCAGACGACGGCGCATTTTTTGAGCGGCCGACTCCGATGCCCAAGCAAAAGACTCACAAAGGCACCAAGAAGCGCTTTCGCCTGACCGCGACCGGGAAGGTCAAGCACCGCTCGGCCGGGACAAGCCACTTGAACTCGCGGATCAAGCAAAAGCGGATCCGTAACTTGCGCGGGACTTCGGTCCTTGCGAAGGTCGAGAACGCGCGCATTCACGAGCTGCTGGGTAACTACAGCTACTAGCGGCTGCGACACGCTCGTCGCGGTACACTTGGTGAATCGCTCTCGACCCCCTGCCCGGCCGGCCGTAGCGCCGACGCGGCAGCACCGAAACGGGCACCCAACACGCCTCGATTGAGGCGGGCCTTGCTTTCGCACGACAGGCAGAACGAGTCATGAGAACGCGTAAAGGCGCCGCTCGCAATCAAGCGAAGAAGCGGCTCTTTCAAAAGGCGGAAGGTTTCGTCGGCGGTCGTCGCCGGCTGCTGCGGACCGTCAAGGAAACACTGGTCCGCTCGGGCAAGTTCGCTTTCCGCGACCGCCGCACGCGACGCCGCAATCTCCGCCGCCTCTGGATCATCCGCGTCAACGCGGCGGTTCGGGCCCACGATCTGCGCTACAGCGAATTCATTCATGGGTTGGCGAAGGCCAACATCGAGCTGGATCGCAAGATCCTGGCCGATCTGGCCGTGAACGACCCGGCCGCATTCGAAGGCGTGGTTCAGAAGGTCAAACAGGCGCTGCAGTCGTAGTCCGCGCGGCGCCAGGCGGCAGTTTGTCCGACGGACTTCGTCACGCGCTCGTCCGGTTGACTTCATCGCGGGGTGCTCGGTTGGGCAACCCCCGCCGCCCTGGATGGAAGGATCTGGCCGTGGCTCTGGCCGAATTCCTTGCCGAGCTCGATGAACTGCTCGCCGCGGCCCAGTCCGGCTTTGACACGGCTGCCGATGCGGCTGCCCTCGAGGCGGCACGCATCGATTTTCTCGGCGCCAAGAGCGGCCGATTGAAGGCAGCGCAAAAGGGGTTGGGCACCGTTGCCGGCGCCGACAAGCCGGCGGCCGGCAAGCGCTTCAACGAGGTCAAGCAGGCCATCGAGGCGGCGTTCGAAGCGGCTCAGGCCCGGCTGGCGAGCGGCGCCGCGCAGGCCGACGTCGAGGCCTTCGACCCGACGCTGCCCGGAACTCGTCCGCGCCGCGGCCATGTGCACCCGCTGACCCAGACGATGGAAGATCTCAAGGAGATCATGGGCCGGCTGGGCTTTACCGTGGCCGAGGGGCCCGAGATCGAAGACCCCTGGCACAACTTCGAAGCGTTGAACATTCCCGAGTCGCACCCGGCGCGCGATCCGCTGGAGAATTTTTACCTGGCCACCGCGCAGCGCACCGG
This genomic interval from Pirellulales bacterium contains the following:
- the rpmI gene encoding 50S ribosomal protein L35, whose product is MPKQKTHKGTKKRFRLTATGKVKHRSAGTSHLNSRIKQKRIRNLRGTSVLAKVENARIHELLGNYSY
- the rplT gene encoding 50S ribosomal protein L20, which translates into the protein MRTRKGAARNQAKKRLFQKAEGFVGGRRRLLRTVKETLVRSGKFAFRDRRTRRRNLRRLWIIRVNAAVRAHDLRYSEFIHGLAKANIELDRKILADLAVNDPAAFEGVVQKVKQALQS
- the pheS gene encoding phenylalanine--tRNA ligase subunit alpha; translated protein: MALAEFLAELDELLAAAQSGFDTAADAAALEAARIDFLGAKSGRLKAAQKGLGTVAGADKPAAGKRFNEVKQAIEAAFEAAQARLASGAAQADVEAFDPTLPGTRPRRGHVHPLTQTMEDLKEIMGRLGFTVAEGPEIEDPWHNFEALNIPESHPARDPLENFYLATAQRTGGPWLLRSQTSTVQIRVMERTPPPVRIISLGRVYRPDTADATHYPMFHQIEGLLVDRHVTMADLKSVLRLFASSFLGGDVHIRFRPSFFPFTEPSVEVDMRWNDRWIEMGGAGMVDPHVLQAVGYDPEQVSGFAFGLGVERVCARRHNVTDIREFYKNDVRFLHQF